GCCGCGGCCGACGGTTCTTACAATTGCATTTCATGCTTCCAAGCCGGAAACCATCATGCGGAAAACCTATAACGTAGCAGTGCTCGGCGCGACCGGAGCAGTCGGCGAAGCGATGCTGTCGATACTTGAGGAAAGGAAATTTCCGGTCGGCGAAGTATTCCCTTTGGCGTCTTCGCGTTCCGCGGGCAGCACGATCGGTTTCGGGGGCCGCGATTTAACCGTTATCGATGTCGCCGATTTCGATTTCAGCCAGGCCCAGATCGGGCTTTTCTCGGCCGGCGCAAGCGTTTCGGAAAAATGGGCGCCGATCGCAGCGCAGGCGGGTTGTGTCGTGATCGACAACACTTCGCAGTTCCGTTATGACGACGACATTCCGCTGGTCGTGCCTGAAGTCAACCCGCATGCGATCGCCGATTACGTCAGCCGCGGCATCATCGCCAATCCAAACTGTTCGACGATCCAGATGCTAGTGGCATTGAAGCCGATTTATGACGCGGTCGGTATTGCGCGCATCAATGTCGCGACGTACCAGGCGGTATCCGGCACCGGCAAGGAGGCGATCGAAGAACTGGCGGAGCAAACCCGCGCGCTTTTCGCGCAGCGCGAAGCGGTTGCCGAGGTTTATCCGAAGCGGATTGCCTTCAACGTGCTCCCTCACATCGATGCATTCCAGGACAACGGCTACACCAAGGAAGAAATGAAAATGGTGTGGGAAACCCGGAAGATCATGGAGGATGATGCGATACTGGTTAATCCAACCGCGGTGCGCGTCCCGGTTTTTTACGGCCATTCCGAGGCCGTGCACGTCGAGACGCTGAAAAAAATCAGCGCTGCCGACGCCACTGCGCTGCTGAAAAAGGCGCCCGGGGTGGAGGTGTTCGACACGCGCGGTCCCGGAGGGTATCCGACTGCGGTGGATGCCGCCGGCCGCGATCCGGTGTATGTCGGCCGCATTCGCGAGGACATCTCGCATCCGCTCGGCCTGAATCTCTGGGTCGTCAGCGACAATGTCCGAAAAGGCGCGGCCTTGAACAGTATTCAGATTGCCGAGATTTTGATTGAGCGCTTTCGGATTTCGCGAGTAGAGCCAAGTGCTTTGCGTCGATTAAGACGTGAGATTAGCTTGAAACCATAACTATTTGATGCTATTTTGTTTATTTTTCGCAAAGTAATTCCGGAGGCGCCGTGCTAAGTACTTCATTGAGAGCCTGCCTAATGGCGGGCATTTTGCTGCTTACCGTCAGCGCTACGCATGCCGCAGGGTTGGGCAAACTGACGGTGGCCTCAGCGCTAGGTCAGCCGCTACGTGCTGAAATCGATTTGGTTTCGGTGCAGAAAGACGAACTCGCCAGCCTGACAGCCCGCCTTGCTTCGCCCGATGCCTTCAAACAGGCAGAGCTTGAGTACACGGCCGCGCTCGCGAGCGTCAAAGTCAGCGTCGAGAAGCGCGCTAACGGTCAGCCCTATATCAAGCTCACATCGTCGCAGCCGATCGAAGAGCCCATTCTGGACGTGCTGATCGAGCTGTCGTGGGCATCCGGTCGCCTGGTGCGCGAGTATACGGCGTTGATGGATCCGCCCGAATATAACGCGCCTGCGGTTGCGCCTGTCGCCAAGCCGGAAACCCAGGTTGGTCCAAAACCGGCCGCGGCTGCAAAAACGAAACCATCCGGCAGAATTTCGCGCACGGTCGAACCCGCGCGGGAAGCTGGCGCTGGAGACGGCAGTGGCGGAAGCTATAGTGTGAAATCCGGCGACACTCTGGTCAAGATCGCACGTTCGAACAAAGTAGAAGGCGTCAGCCTCGAGCAGATGCTGGTCGGTCTTTATCAGAACAACCGAGAAGCTTTCGCGGACAATATGAACCGCTTGAAAAGCGGCAAGATTCTGCGAATTCCCGAGCGCGAGACGCTTGCTGCGATCGAGCCGGACGAAGCCGTCCAAGAGGTAAAAGTGCAGGCGGCGAACTGGAACGCCTATCGGCAAAAGCTGGCCGCAGCCGCGCAAGCTGCTACCCCGGCTGACGCTGCCGCACAAAGCGCGACGGGCAGAATCAACGCGACTGTCGAAGATCAGGCCGCGGTTACGGAGCCCGGCCGCGAAGTCCTCAGGCTCTCGAAAGGTGAGCAAAACATAAGCGATCAGAGCAGCGCTGGCAGCGCAGGCGCCGGGGGCGCTGATCGCAACGGGTCGCAAGAGCGTCTGCGCGCCCTCGAAGAGGAAGCGACTGCTCGCGAGAAAGCGCTGCAGGAAGCCAACGAACGAATCGCGCTGTTGGAAGGTAACGTTAAGTCGATGCAGCGGTTGCTGGAGATCAAGAACGAGTCACTGGCTCAGGCACAGAATCAGGCCAACGCAACAAACCAACCTGAGCCTGCGGCCAATGCTTCGACGCCGGCCAGCCCGGCCGTCGCCGATGCTAACGCGCCGGCGGGAACCGACGCGGTTGCGGCCGCGCCTGCTCCTACGCCCGCCCCCGAGACAAATCCCGTGCAGTCGCAAGCCGCGCAAGCGGAAGGTCAGGCCGCCGCACCGGTCGTTGCAGGGGATGCGCCGGTCGCCGTCGTTCCCGCGGAGGAGCCTGACATCATCGCCCGCGTTCTGGATAAGCCTTTGTACCTTGCGGTGGGAGTGCTGGTGCTTGCGCTGATCGCGTTTGCGGTTATGCGCCGCAGACGCAGCCAGCCTGAATTCGAAAACAGCATCATGACCGGGGGCGATCTGACCGGGAATACGGTGTTCGGCGATAGCTCGGGCGGGGTTGTCGATACCAGCGACGGCTCGCTGATCTCGGATTTCAGCAAAGTCGGTCTTGAACATATCTCGACCGATGAAGTCGATCCGCTTGCCGAAGCAGAGGTTTACATCGCTTACGGCCGTGATGCGCAGGCCGAGGAAATTCTCAAGGAAGCCATTAACCGGAATCCGCAGCGTTACGAAATTCACCTTAAGCTGCTCGAAATCTACGCAATGCGGCAAAGCCTGGGCGCGTTCGAAACGTTAGCTGGCGAGCTGTATGCCGCGACCGATGGTCAAGGGGAGGTCTGGAGCAAGGCCGCCGAACTGGGGCGCTCACTCGACCCGGGCAATCCGCTTTACGCGAGCGCACAGCCCGTGGAGGCGAATCCGCCAACGGACGCGCAAACGCAGGATTTTGTCCAGGACGAATCGATCGATCAGGCTACCCGGAGCGAATTCGACTTCAACTCGGATCCTTTAACGCGGACTGCGATGAATTTCGACGCCGCGCTCGACCAGGATCGCAAGGCGGAGGCCGGCATACAGTTTCGCAGCAATGAGGCAGCAACGATGGATTTTGAAGTCGCGCCAATCGAGGAAACGGACAAACCGATCGAGGCAGCGGCAGCGCCGGATTCCATGATCGATTTCGATTTCGATCTGGGTGCGCCCGAGACGCGCGCCAATACGGAAGACGATGCGATTACTTTAAGAGCCGTGGAGGAAGAAGAGCAAGTTCAGAGGACAGGGCAGGAACGGGAAACGGTTGAGGTTCCTGTACATGAAAAGGACCACGACGCCGCCGCTTCCCGCGCGCAAGCAGGCGAGCTTTCTCCCTTGACGTCAGCTTTCGAGCTCGATTTTCCACGGCAGGAAACCGGAGATAGACAGGCGACAGGCGATGGCAATGAGCAGGATCGTAAAGATGTTCCGAACGTAGCGGTGCACACCGATCTTTCGACCATTGATCTGAATTTCGACTCGGCCAGGACGGCGCAGGAGAGGGTGGAGGCGCCGGTCGCGCGCAACGATCAGTGGTACGACGTTCAAACGAAGTTCGACCTTGCCAAAGCGTACCAGGAGATGGGTGACAAGGAAGGCGCGCGGGAAATACTGCAGGAGGTCGTGCAGGAAGGAGACGCCGAGCAGCAGGCGAATTCCAAGGCGCTGCTCGCCAGTTTGGGGTAAAGCATAACCCGCGGCGTTCGACTGAACGCGGGGGGGAGCCCTGCCTCGGAAAAGGCGCGAACGGCGCGTTCTGGTTCAGGTAATCAAGCTCGTCCAAGCTGTCGGAAGCGCGGTTCCGGGCCTGTCCGCATCTTATTCCGCTGATATCTGTTTGTCCGAATACTTCCACTGCTCTTGAGAATTGCGGCGGGCGTCGAATACGATGGCAGCGGCTTTTGCGGATGGCAAACGCAGCCGCACCGTTGCGGCGTGCAGGATGCGGTTGAATCCGCTGTAAGTCGGATCGCTGGTCATCCGGTCGCCGCCATATGCGCTGGCCGCACCGATTCCGGCGTCCATGCGCTGGCGCAGGTAATCCATTTCGACACCGCAGCAGAACGGCCGACATCGGCCTGGATGCACGGCGTCAACGCTCTGCTGCCGACGTCTATTGCAGTCATTTGGGCGCAACCCGTTTCGATCGAGTTTCATGCGCGATTTCACGCAACCGAACGTCGCTATCGCTACGTGTTGTGCAATCGACCTCTACGCCCCGCGCTCGAACGCTATCGTGCGGGCTGGTATCATCGCCCTCTCGACATCGAGGCTATGCGCAGTGCAGCGCGCTTCCTCATAGGCGAGTACGATTTCAGCGCCTTTCGCGCAGCCGAATGTCAGGCGCGTTCGCCGGTTCGCGATCTGCGCTCCATAGAAATAGAACGCCACGGCGATTACGTCGTTTTTGAATTCTCCGCCAACGCTTTTTTACACCACATGGTTCGCAATATCGTCGCCTGTCTGGTTTATGTCGGCGCCGCAAAACACCCCCCGCAGTGGTTGCAGGAAATCCTGGTCGGGCGCGACCGCAACGCCGCCGGGCCGACTTTCAGTGCCGCGGGACTGTACTTGGCCGATGTAACATATGACTCTAGTTGGGGACTGCCGGCGTTTCCGCCTAGCGCTTTTTTCGGCGATCTCACCGTCGCCGCCAATCAACGTCAGGATTGAACCGGGGCCGGTCGACAAGATGCCATGCGCGGTAAAAATTTGCGGCATAACCAGCCGAGACGACGCGTCGGCCGCAGTGAACTTGGGTGCGCGGGCGCTGGGTTTCGTTTTCTATCGGGCCAGCCCCCGCTGCATCAGCGCCGCCGGCGCCGCCGAAATCATCCGGTCCCTGCCGCCTTTCGTCACTTCGGTGGGATTGTTCGTGAACGCGTCGGGGGACGAGGTCAGGAGCGTGCTCGATCAGGCGGCGCCGGAAATGCTGCAATTTCATGGCGAGGAATCACCGGATTTTTGCGCGCAGTTCGGCATTCCCTATATCAAGGCAGCGCGCGTTCAGGCGGGAATGGATTTGCTACAATACGCGCTTCGCTTTTCCACTGCCAAGGCGCTTTTGCTTGATGCATTTGTCCACGGTGCCCACGGCGGCACCGGTGTCGCATTCGACTGGAATCTGATCCCTCGAAAATTACCGTTGCCGATCATCATTTCCGGCGGTTTGCACGCCGGAAATGTTCGCGAAGCGATTCGCGCCCTCAAGCCTTGGGCGGTTGACGTCAGCAGCGGCGTCGAGGCTAAACCGGGTATCAAGGATCACGCCAGGCTCGCGGCATTCATGCACGGAGTTCGCAATGCAGATATATGATTTGCCCGACGCACGCGGTCATTTCGGGCAATACGGCGGCGTTTTCGTCGCCGAAACCCTGATGCACGCCCTCGACGAACTGGGCGCTCAGTATCGGCGTTACCGCGATGATGCTGAATTCAAAGCCGAGTTCGAATACGAACTGCGGCACTACGTGGGCCGCCCAAGTCCGATTTATCACGCCAAACGCTGGTCGCGCGAGCTCGGCGGCGCGCAGATTTTTCTGAAGCGCGAAGATCTGAATCACACCGGCGCTCACAAAATCAACAACACCGTCGGCCAGGCGCTGCTGGCGCGGCGCATGGGCAAACCGCGAGTCATCGCCGAAACAGGCGCCGGCCAGCACGGCGTTGCGACGGCCACGGTGGCTGCGCGTTATGGCCTGGAATGCGTGGTCTATATGGGCTCCGAGGATATCAAGCGGCAGGCGACCAATGTTTACCGCATGAAGTTGCTGAACGCGACCGTGGTGCCGGTCGAATCAGGTTCCAGGACCTTGAAAGACGCATTGAACGAAGCGATGCGCGATTGGGTGACCAACATCGAAAATACGTTTTACATTATCGGCTCAGTCGCAGGCCCGCATCCCTATCCGATGATGGTGCGCGATTTCCAGTCGGTGATCGGGCGCGAGTCGAAAGTGCAGATGCTCGAACACGTCAATCGCCAGCCCGATTACCTGATTGCATGCGTCGGCGGCGGCTCGAATGCGATCGGCCTGTTTTACCCGTATTTGAACGACCACGATGTCCGCCTGGTGGGCGTCGAGGCGGGCGGAACTGGACTCGAAACGGGTAAGCACGCGGCCACGCTGTCTACCGGAACGCCCGGCGTTTTGCACGGCAACCGCACCTATCTGATGCAGGATGCCAACGGCCAGATCGTCGAGACGCATTCGATTTCGGCCGGCCTCGATTATCCTGGCGTCGGCCCCGAGCACGCGTGGCTCAAGGATTCGAAGCGCGCCGAATACGTGGCGGTATCCGACGACGAGGCGCTTGCGGCGTTTCACGCCTTGTGCAAATTCGAGGGAATCATGCCTGCGCTGGAATCTGCGCACGCGCTGGCTTATGCGGCAACGCTGGCGCAGCGGCTCGATAAAGAAAAAATCCTGCTGGTCAATTTATCCGGCCGGGGCGACAAGGACATGAATACGGTGGCGCAGCTTTCGGGTATTACGTTCTAGTGACGCAAACGACCGAATCAGCCCACGCGGCGGTGAAGCCGCGCGTCGAATCGAGGATTGCGAATGCATTCGCCCGGCTCCGCCGGCAAGAGCGCAAAGCGCTGATTCCTTTTATCACCGCCGGCGATCCCGATCCCGAAATGACGCTACCCCTGATGCATGCGCTGGTCGATTCCGGCGCCGACATCATCGAACTCGGCGTGCCGTTTTCAGACCCTATGGCCGACGGGCCGACCATACAGCGCGCGTCCGAGCGCGCGTTGAAGCACGGCACCGGCCTGAACGACGTGCTGGCCATGGTCGCGAGATTCCGCGCCACCGATGCGGTGACGCCGATCGTGCTGATGGGTTATGCGAATCCGATCGAAGCGATGGGCATTACCCGCTTCGCCGCGCAGGCCGGAAGCAGCGGCGCCGATGGCGTGCTGGTCGTCGATTATCCGCCCGAGGAATGCGCGGATTGGGTCGATACTCTTGTGGACAACGGGATCGCGCCGATTTTCCTGTTGTCGCCGACCACCACAACAGCGCGCATGCAGCAGATCGCATCGTTTGCGCGCGGCTACATCTATTACGTATCGCTGAAAGGCGTGACCGGCGCCGGCCATCTCGATATCGAGTCGATTGCAGAAAAGATCCCGCAAATCCGGGAACACATCGCCCTCCCGATCGGCGTCGGCTTCGGCATCCGCAACGCACAAACCGCGCAGGCCATCGCCAAATTTGCCGATGCCATCGTCATCGGCAGCCGGCTCGTCGAAGAGCTTGAGGCTTCGTCACGCGACCAGGCATTGGCCCGCGTATCAGCGCTGATGCGGATTCTGCGTAGCGCACTCGATGCGCGCTGATGCAAACTCCGCACGCGGCGCGATGCGCAAGAAGCTCTCGCTGACGACGCGGAGGTTGTCATGAGCTGGTTGCAGAAACTGTTGCCGCCCAAGATCAACCGCAATTCCGAAAGCGTCCGCAAAGTGATGCCGGAGGGATTGTGGAGCAAGTGCGAGGCGTGCGAAGCGGTGCTTTACCGGACCGATCTTGAAAACAATCTCAGTGTTTGCCCGAAATGCAATCATCATAACCGGCTGACGGCGCGCGAGCGTCTCGACCTGCTGCTCGACAGCGAAGGGCGGCACGAAATCGGCATGGAAATCATCCCGGTCGACAGCCTGAAATTCCGCGACAGCCGCCGTTATACGGAGCGGCTCGACGCAGCCCAGGCCGAAACCGGCGAAATGGATGCACTGGTCGTAATGCAAGGCAGCGTGCTGGCGATTCCGCTGGTCGCCGCGGCATTTGAGTTCCGGTTTCTCGGCGGCTCGATGGGTGCTGTGGTTGGCGAACGCTTCGTGCGCGGTGTACAGGTCTGTATCGACCAGAAACTGCCGTTCCTGTGCTTCGCGGCGAGCGGCGGCGCGCGCATGCAGGAAGGATTGTTTTCGCTGATGCAAATGGCCAAAACCTGCGCCGCGTTGACGCAGTTGGCGGCGGCGCGCCTGCCGTTTATTTCCGTATTGACCGATCCCACAATGGGCGGCGTATCGGCGAGCTTCGCGATGATCGGAGACGCGGTCATCGCGGAACCGAATGCTCTCATCGGTTTCGCCGGGGCCAGGGTGATCGAGCAAACCGTGCGGCAGACCCTGCCGGAAGGATTTCAGCGCGCCGAATTCCTGCTCGAGCACGGCGCCATCGATCTGATCGTCGATCGCCGGCAAATGCGCGAAAAACTGGCCAATCTGCTTACTTTGATGCTGGGCATGCCGGCCCTCCAGCGCGAGGATTGATGGCGACGAATCTCGAGTCCGGAACGACCGCCCGCGTCGACCAGGGTCTGCCGCGGTCACTGCCGCAATCGCTCGCCGAGTGGCTCGCCTGGCTCGAGCGGATTCATCCGAAAACCATTGCGATGGGTCTGGAGCGCGTCTCGGCCGTCCGTGATGCGCTCGCTCCGGCCGTGCCGCTGGTCCTGTCTTTCCCGGTCATCACGGTGGGCGGAACCAATGGCAAGGGCTCGACCTGCGCGATGCTCGAATCGATACTGACGAGCGCCGGTTACCGGGTCGGCTGCTACAGTTCGCCGCATCTGCTGCACTATAACGAGCGCGTCCGCATCGATCGTCACAATGTCAGCGACGACGCTTTATGCCGGGTGCTGGCCAAGGTCGAAGCGGCGCGCGGCACGATCCCGCTGACCTATTTCGAATTCGGCACGCTGGCTGCGATGCAGCTGTTCATCGAAGCTGGGGTCGACGTTGCCATTCTCGAAGTAGGACTGGGCGGCCGCCTGGATGCGGTTAACGCATTCGACACCGACTGCGCGGTGATCACCAGTATCGACATGGATCATATGGATTATCTCGGCGATACGCGCGAATCGATCGCGTTCGAGAAAGCCGGCATCTTCCGCGCCGATGCCCCGGCGATCTGCGCCGACACCGATCCGCCGCAATCCCTGCTGGATCATGCTATCGGCATAGGCGCACGCCTGATCCGGGCCGGCGTCGATTACAGCTTCAATGGCGACGGCGTCCAGTGGCAATATCGAAGCCAACAAAAACAGCGCTTCAGTTTGCCGTATCCGGCCTTGCGCGGCGCCTGCCAGTTATCCAATGCCGGCGCATCCCTTGCGGCGCTGGACGAACTGCGCGATCGCCTGCCGATCGACATGCGCAACGTGCGCGAAGGACTGCTCACAGTCGATCTTGCCGCGCGCTTTCAGGTTTTGCCCGGCAGGCCCGTGGTTATCCTGGATGTCGCGCACAATCCGCAGGCAGCACAGGCGCTGGCGACCAATCTTGGCAATATGCGGGGATACCGGAAAACAATCGCGGTATTTGCGATGCTCAACGACAAGGACTTGGGCGGCGTGATTCGCGCAGTCCTGCCTTGCATAGATCAGTGGCTGATCGCCGATTTGCGGCAGCCTCGCGGCGCGCAGGCTGAGCGGTTGTCGGACGAACTGATCGAGGCCGGCGTGACCAGCGAAATCTTTCGTTTTACGCAGCCATCCGATGCCTACCAGCGCGCCCTCGAACTCGCTGGCGCCGATGATAGAATTATCGTGTTCGGATCGTTTTACACGGTTGCTGACGTGATGCGCGGCCAAGGCGGAGCCCGGGATATGTCCGCAGTTGTTCAGGCATGACGGCGTGCACGATGCGAGCCGCGCGCCGTTCCCGGTTTTGGCAATCGCTGATAACCTGCTGCCTGCGCGAAATCTTGCCCGACGCCGTTCCTCAACCTCCCAGGCATGGCTAGGCCTGCCCGAATTCGAAAGTGTAAAAGCGCGAAATGGTCAAAGCGATAAACGACGATGAGATCAAATTGCGCAAGCGCGCACGACGCAGGCTGATCGGCGCGGTTGCGCTGGTCCTTCTGGCGATCCTTGTTCTACCCCTGGTGCTTGACCATGAGCCGGCTCCACTTGCGCCCGATGTCGCAGTGATAGCGGATCGGAAAAGCGCGGCTGAAAAAAGCGACTTCAGTTCTAAAGTCATGCCTGTTCCGCCTTCCGGGCCGCCTGCCGAATCGAGCGAAAGCCCCGCTCCGATGCCTGCGCCTGTCCCCGCTGTGGAGAAGCCGGCTGCAGTCTCGGCGCCGAAAAGCAGCGCGCCGGGGCCGGTTGTCTCGCCGGCCGAAAGCGAGCCGATTGAAGGGCGTGAGCCGGAAAAAACCGGATCGCCGCCGCGGCCTGCATCAAGGAAAGAAACCGATACGGCAAAGCTGGACAAAGCGGAAAAATCGACTGAGGAGCCGAAGCCGGCAGCGAGGGCCGCCGATGCCAAGCCGAAGAAAACGTCGCCAGCCGTTGCAGCCAAAGTCCAGCGCAACGATACGTTCGCCATTCAACTCGAGTCATTCGCCAACGCTGCCAATGCCAGGCAGTTGCAGGAAAAATTGGCGGCGAACGGCGTCAAATCGTATACCGAGGTCGTTGAAACCAGGCAGGGCAAGCGTACGCGGGTACGGGTCGGCCCTTTTGCCACACGTGAAGCGGCTGAACAGGCGCTGGGCAAACTGAAGGAGTCGGGATTCTCCGGCATCGTGCGCCCCTGACTGCGTGAATTTCGGGGGATTTCGTTGTCTTATTGCCGGGTTGCCGAATGGTGCGTGTTTCGTGCGTGTTCCGGCGACGATGACTGCGTTTGATTATGTGGTACTGGCGATTGTTGCTTTCTCGGTGCTGATCGGCATCGCACGAGGCTTCGTGAGAGAGATTCTCGCGCTGGCCGGCTGGATCGCAGCATTCTGCGTCGCCCGATCGTTCGCGGTTCCATTCGCACCGCTGATGCCAGCGGATATCGTCAGCGTGTCGCTGCGTTTCTTTGCGAGTTTTGTCGTATTATTCGTGCTCACATTATTGGCCTGCAAATTGATTGCGATCCTGGTTGTGAAACTCGTAAACGACAAAGAAGGCCTGGGTTTGGCCGATCGCGGTTTCGGCGCTGCGTTCGGCATCGCGCGCGGCGGATTGATCGTGATGACAGGCGTGATTATTTCCGGTCTGACCGCGCTGCCGCGTTTCCCGGTCTGGCGCAACGCGATGTTGTCGGCGCCGCTTGAAGTCGCCGCCGCCAGCATCAAGCCCTGGCTGCCCGCCGATCTCGCCAAACGCATTCGCTACGACTAGAAAATATGTGTGGGATTCTCGGCGTGGTCGCAACCACCCCCGCCAATCAGATCATCTACGACGGCCTGATGGTGCTGCAGCACCGTGGGCAGGACGCCGCGGGAATCGTCACGGCCGAAAACGCGCAATTCCATTTGCATAAAGGCAGCGGCATGGTGCGCGACGTGTTCCGCACCCGCGATATGCGCGCGCTGGTCGGCAACATGGGTATCGGGCATGTCCGCTACCCGACTGCCGGTTGCGCCGGCTCGGCCGCCGAAGCACAGCCTTTGTATGTCAATTCGCCTTTCGGCATCGTGCTTGGCCATAACGGCAATCTGACCAATACCGGGGAACTGAAGCGCGAGTTATTTCGACAGGATTTGCGCCACGTCAACACGAATTCGGATTCAGAAGTGCTGCTGAATGTGCTCGCCCACGAGCTGCAGGAGGCGACCACCAATCACAAGCTCGATCCGGCCGCCATTTTTGCGGCGATTTCCGGCGTGCACCGGCGTTGCCGCGGCGCCTATGCCGTGGTGGCGATGATCGCCGGTTATGGATTGCTGGCCTTCCGCGATCCGCACGGCATACGCCCGCTCGTGATCGGCAAAAATGAAACCGCGCGGGGCCGCGAATACATGGTCGCATCGGAAAGCGTGGCGTTCGATACGCTCGGCTTCGCGCTATTGCGCGATGTCGCGCCCGGCGAAGCGGTTTTTATCGATCCGGCGGGCAATTTCTACAGCCGTCAGTGCGCGGCAGTTTCCGCGTGTCATCCCTGTATTTTCGAATACGTCTATCTCGCCAGACCAGACTCGATGCTCGACGGCATCTCCGTGTACGAAACGCGGTTGCGCATGGGCGAGCATCTGGCCGACAAGATACGCGACCAGTACAGCGATCTCGATATCGATGTCGTGATTCCGATCCCCGATTCGAGCCGGCCTTCCGCGATGCAGTTAGCCAACCGGCTTGGCCTGACATATCGCGAAGGCTTCATCAAGAATCGCTACATAGGCCGCACCTTCATCATGCCCGGGCAATCGCTGCGAAGGAAATCGGTGCGGCAGAAACTGAACGCGATCGGCATCGAATTCAAGGACAAGAACGTGCTTCTGGTCGACGACTCGATCGTGCGCGGTACGACCAGCCGCGAGATCGTGCAAATGGCGCGCGAAGCAGGCGCGCGCAAAGTGTATTTTGCGTCGGCCGCGCCGCCGGTGCGGTTCCCGAATGTCTATGGCATCGATATGCCGAGCGCGCAGGAA
This is a stretch of genomic DNA from Burkholderiales bacterium. It encodes these proteins:
- the folC gene encoding bifunctional tetrahydrofolate synthase/dihydrofolate synthase; this translates as MATNLESGTTARVDQGLPRSLPQSLAEWLAWLERIHPKTIAMGLERVSAVRDALAPAVPLVLSFPVITVGGTNGKGSTCAMLESILTSAGYRVGCYSSPHLLHYNERVRIDRHNVSDDALCRVLAKVEAARGTIPLTYFEFGTLAAMQLFIEAGVDVAILEVGLGGRLDAVNAFDTDCAVITSIDMDHMDYLGDTRESIAFEKAGIFRADAPAICADTDPPQSLLDHAIGIGARLIRAGVDYSFNGDGVQWQYRSQQKQRFSLPYPALRGACQLSNAGASLAALDELRDRLPIDMRNVREGLLTVDLAARFQVLPGRPVVILDVAHNPQAAQALATNLGNMRGYRKTIAVFAMLNDKDLGGVIRAVLPCIDQWLIADLRQPRGAQAERLSDELIEAGVTSEIFRFTQPSDAYQRALELAGADDRIIVFGSFYTVADVMRGQGGARDMSAVVQA
- a CDS encoding SPOR domain-containing protein yields the protein MVKAINDDEIKLRKRARRRLIGAVALVLLAILVLPLVLDHEPAPLAPDVAVIADRKSAAEKSDFSSKVMPVPPSGPPAESSESPAPMPAPVPAVEKPAAVSAPKSSAPGPVVSPAESEPIEGREPEKTGSPPRPASRKETDTAKLDKAEKSTEEPKPAARAADAKPKKTSPAVAAKVQRNDTFAIQLESFANAANARQLQEKLAANGVKSYTEVVETRQGKRTRVRVGPFATREAAEQALGKLKESGFSGIVRP
- a CDS encoding CvpA family protein, yielding MTAFDYVVLAIVAFSVLIGIARGFVREILALAGWIAAFCVARSFAVPFAPLMPADIVSVSLRFFASFVVLFVLTLLACKLIAILVVKLVNDKEGLGLADRGFGAAFGIARGGLIVMTGVIISGLTALPRFPVWRNAMLSAPLEVAAASIKPWLPADLAKRIRYD
- the purF gene encoding amidophosphoribosyltransferase; the encoded protein is MCGILGVVATTPANQIIYDGLMVLQHRGQDAAGIVTAENAQFHLHKGSGMVRDVFRTRDMRALVGNMGIGHVRYPTAGCAGSAAEAQPLYVNSPFGIVLGHNGNLTNTGELKRELFRQDLRHVNTNSDSEVLLNVLAHELQEATTNHKLDPAAIFAAISGVHRRCRGAYAVVAMIAGYGLLAFRDPHGIRPLVIGKNETARGREYMVASESVAFDTLGFALLRDVAPGEAVFIDPAGNFYSRQCAAVSACHPCIFEYVYLARPDSMLDGISVYETRLRMGEHLADKIRDQYSDLDIDVVIPIPDSSRPSAMQLANRLGLTYREGFIKNRYIGRTFIMPGQSLRRKSVRQKLNAIGIEFKDKNVLLVDDSIVRGTTSREIVQMAREAGARKVYFASAAPPVRFPNVYGIDMPSAQELIASGRSDDEIALEIGADKLIYQDLSALVESVRQVNPKITRFETSCFDGRYVTGDITPDYLARLQAQRDDDAQTDAAAQLDLNLAEVD